The region AACGGGTGGGCGTCAGCCGCGAGACGGTACGCGCGTGGGAGACCGGCCGCACGACACCGCGCGGACGCAGGGCCCACACGTACGCGAGCCTGCTGGCAGCGGCCCCGACGCGCACCGCCGCGACCACCGCCTCGACGACGGCCACCGCTGCCGTCGCCGCCGTCCCGCTGACGCCCGCTCAGGCCTTCGACGCGCTCTACGCGTTCTGCGCCCCGGCCCTCGTACGGCAGACCTATCTCCTCACCGGGCGGCGGGAGTTGGCGCGCGAGTCCGTCGAGCGTGCGTTCCAGCTGGCCTGGCACCGCTGGCCCGAGGTGGCCGTGGACCCGGACCCTGCGGGGTGGGTGCGCGCGACAGCGTACGAGTGTGCCCTCTCCCCCTGGCATCGCTTCCGCGCCCGGCACCGCCACCCGGAGGCCCCGCCCGCCGACGCGTCGGACCGCGCGCTGCTGTCCGTCCTCCTGAAACTCCCCCCGCCGTACCGGCGCACCCTGCTCCTCCACGACGGCGTGGGCCTCGGCCTGGCCGAGACGGCGGCGGAGACGGAGGCGAGCACCCGCGCGGCGGCGAACCGGCTTCTGCACGCCCGCGAGACGGTGGCGACCCGCCTGCCGGACCTCCAGGACCCGGTCCGCCTCGCGTCCCGCCTTGCGGGCCTGGCCACCCACGCCCGGCTGCGTGCCGCCCGCGCGTCGACCGTCCGCGCGGGCAGCGAACGGCGCGCCCGGAACTGGACGCAGGCGGCGATCGCGTTCACCGTCGCGCTGATCGGCGCCACCGCGTTCACCCTCCACACGGCCCCGACGCGCTACGAGCCACCGGTGGCCCCGGGGGCGACCGTGCGGGGGGTGCCACCACAGGCGGCCCCGGGACCGCTGTCCCGGACGGAACTGAAGCTGCGCAAGAAGCTGCTGCAGAGCACGACACCGACCGGTCCGGAAAGAGTTCTGCCGGAGCCGAGGTGAGAGCCGAGGTGAGGTGAGGTGCCCCCGCGCCAACGCCAGTGGGCCCGCCCCGACAAGGGGAACGGGCCCACCAAGGTTCAGCTGACCGACTCAGCCGGCGAGGATCTCGCGCGCCAGCTTCGCCGTCTCGGTCGGCGTCTTGCCGACCTTCACACCGGCGGCCTCAAGGGCTTCCTTCTTCGCGGCGGCCGTGCCGGAGGAGCCGGAGACGATGGCGCCGGCGTGGCCCATCGTCTTGCCCTCGGGCGCGGTGAAGCCCGCGACGTAACCGACGACCGGCTTCGTCACGTTCTTCGCGATGAAGTCCGCGGCACGCTCCTCCGCGTCACCCCCGATCTCACCGATCATCACGATCAGCTCGGTGTCGGGGTCCGCCTCGAACGCGGCCAGCG is a window of Streptomyces sp. B21-083 DNA encoding:
- a CDS encoding helix-turn-helix domain-containing protein gives rise to the protein MTQSPAIPLPPPAERRRLRESQSLTQAQVAQRVGVSRETVRAWETGRTTPRGRRAHTYASLLAAAPTRTAATTASTTATAAVAAVPLTPAQAFDALYAFCAPALVRQTYLLTGRRELARESVERAFQLAWHRWPEVAVDPDPAGWVRATAYECALSPWHRFRARHRHPEAPPADASDRALLSVLLKLPPPYRRTLLLHDGVGLGLAETAAETEASTRAAANRLLHARETVATRLPDLQDPVRLASRLAGLATHARLRAARASTVRAGSERRARNWTQAAIAFTVALIGATAFTLHTAPTRYEPPVAPGATVRGVPPQAAPGPLSRTELKLRKKLLQSTTPTGPERVLPEPR